A DNA window from Brassica napus cultivar Da-Ae chromosome A4, Da-Ae, whole genome shotgun sequence contains the following coding sequences:
- the LOC106450073 gene encoding probable E3 ubiquitin-protein ligase ARI10, with product METYKTRTRKPPPKEKSETLIITRQKNRVWVLSASYKSQNRLGAIVSPSIMDYSDDDVMLDIESGEDNLYSDDVDPGFAEEDNDNDSASQLSYVILKEEDIHEHQRTDIEQVSTLLSISQAEAIVLLLHYQWNASKVEDEWFTDEERVRKTVGIVKEPVVDLNQMNIICGICFESYFQKDIATVSCGHPYCMTCWNGYITAKITGGPGCLMVTCPEPSCSAVVGQDMIDKLISNEEYKEKYYRYFFRSYVESSGKKIKWCPSPGCEYAVDFGRGSENYDVSCLCSNDFCWNCSEDAHRPVDCDTVAKWIFKNNDESENTTWILANTKPCPKCKRHIEKNQGCSHMTCSAPCRFQFCWICLRAYPCPEDCNKFKGDDEAENKREMAKTALRRYMHYYERWVSNQSSRLTAKRDLEKLQSVQLKQLSDKHSTPEAQLQFIVDAWLQIIECRRVLKWTFAYGYYLPQHEHAKKQFFEYLQAEAQVGLERLHDCAEVEFKQFVSETEEPSKDFSDFRRKLTGLTIVTKTYFENLVKALENGLADVESTMRAK from the exons ATGGAAACTTATAAAACGAGAACTCGTAAGCCCCCACCAAAAGAGAAGAGTGAAACCCTAATTATCACGAGACAGAAGAACAGGGTTTGGGTTTTGTCTGCTTCCTATAAATCTCAAAACCGTTTAGGGGCTATTGTCTCTCCATCGATCATGGATTATTCGGATGATGATGTCATGCTCGATATTGAATCAGGTGAAGATAATTTATACAGTGACGACGTTGATCCTGGATTCGCCGAGGAAGACAATGACAACGATTCTGCATCTCAGCTAAGTTACGTCATACTCAAGGAAGAAGATATTCACGAGCATCAAAGGACTGATATCGAACAAGTTTCTACGCTTCTCTCTATAAGCCAAGCTGAAGCGATCGTTCTGCTTCTTCACTATCAGTGGAATGCTAGTAAAGTGGAAGATGAATGGTTTACCGATGAAGAGAGAGTTCGTAAAACCGTCGGTATAGTGAAGGAGCCTGTCGTTGATCTTAATCAAATGAATATTATATGTGGAATTTGCTTTGAGTCCTATTTTCAAAAGGACATTGCAACAGTTTCTTGTGGTCATCCTTATTGCATGACTTGTTGGAACGGTTACATCACTGCAAAAATCACCGGTGGTCCTGGCTGTTTGATGGTTACATGTCCTGAGCCTTCTTGTTCTGCTGTGGTCGGTCAAGATATGATCGATAAGCTCATATCTAATGAAGAGTATAAGGAGAAGTATTATAGATATTTCTTTAGGTCTTATGTTGAATCCAGCGGGAAAAAAATAAAGTGGTGTCCATCACCAGGGTGCGAATACGCGGTTGATTTTGGAAGAGGAAGTGAAAACTATGACGTTTCTTGTTTGTGTTCTAATGACTTTTGTTGGAACTGTAGTGAAGATGCTCACCGTCCTGTGGACTGCGATACGGTGGCGAAGTGGATATTCAAGAACAATGATGAATCCGAGAACACGACTTGGATACTAGCCAATACAAAGCCTTGTCCCAAATGCAAGCGTCATATCGAGAAGAACCAGGGATGCAGCCACATGACATGCTCAGCGCCTTGCCGTTTTCAGTTTTGTTGGATCTGTCTTCGTGCATATCCATGTCCTGAGGATTGCAACAAGTTTAAGGGTGATGATGAGGCTGAAAACAAGAGAGAAATGGCCAAAACTGCCTTGCGTAGATACATGCATTATTATGAAAGATGGGTAAGTAATCAATCGTCAAGGCTAACGGCTAAGAGAGACCTGGAGAAGTTGCAATCGGTGCAACTTAAGCAGCTTAGTGACAAACACAGCACACCAGAAGCTCAGCTTCAGTTCATTGTAGATGCATGGCTTCAG ATCATCGAGTGTAGGAGGGTCTTGAAATGGACATTTGCATATGGATACTACCTTCCTCAACATGAACATGCCAAGAAACAATTTTTCGAGTATTTGCAAGCGGAGGCTCAAGTTGGTTTGGAGAGGCTTCATGATTGTGCAGAAGTGGAGTTTAAACAGTTTGTCAGCGAAACCGAAGAACCGTCTAAAGATTTCAGTGATTTCCGCAGGAAATTGACTGGTCTAACTATAGTAACCAAAACCTACTTCGAAAATCTGGTGAAAGCTTTGGAGAATGGTCTTGCTGATGTAGAGAGCACAATGAGAGCAAAATAA
- the LOC106448774 gene encoding B3 domain-containing protein At2g31720-like, with the protein MATNDEDKKRSEGEKRCFDLFATLLHAFGDDETRAKRGQDVQARNMLMIDTIISAATNTFLLGKRKIDDESKNQQNTASSSSSSSRSLLAVVESKRRRVVESNDEPIRAQPIREIKPPVKERKRPVKQKEPVRREPGVTPGWLVELMRRKNGLEAKLVIEKVITKTDLKPDQGRLLIPFKQIIEDFLNERELSIVEEHHRADRDEGLKGVDVILLNLRIWEMRSSFNYALCSGWNQFVRDNDLEVNQTRRLWSFHSRDGTLFLAFDPLTPAQPQDIDEGMALALVPFNPEASSSSLGSFVCEEANRRLLPKIPRSSRSPRVCVSPPTSDSSDLYLEGGLDLNRTPSPECTEMDPDLEAVQETHIRWTSQEAITETSLVSFTETTTVDLELRL; encoded by the exons ATGGCGACCAATGATGAAGATAAAAAACGCAGCGAGGGAGAGAAGAGATGctttgatctttttgcgacGTTGCTTCACGCTTTTGGCGACGATGAAACAAGAGCGAAACGAGGACAAGACGTGCAAGCGAGAAACATGCTCATGATCGACACTATCATTAGTGCAGCCACCAACACTTTCTTGCTAGGCAAGCGAAAGATTGATGATGAGTCCAAGAATCAACAAAACActgcttcttcgtcttcttcttcttcgaggagTTTGTTAGCCGTCGTTGAGTCAAAGAGGCGTCGTGTGGTGGAGTCCAATGACGAACCAATCAGAGCACAGCCGATTAGAGAAATCAAACCTCCGgttaaggaaagaaagagaccgGTTAAGCAAAAGGAACCGGTCAGAAGAGAGCCTGGGGTGACGCCTGGATGGTTGGTTGAACTGATGAGGAGAAAGAACGGTTTGGAAGCGAAGCTGGTGATAGAGAAGGTGATAACGAAGACCGATCTCAAGCCAGACCAAGGACGTCTCTTGATCCCCTTTAAGCAGATAATAGAAGACTTCTTGAACGAGAGAGAGTTGAGCATCGTGGAGGAGCATCACAGAGCAGATCGAGATGAAGGACTCAAAGGAGTTGACGTGATCTTGTTG AACCTGAGGATATGGGAGATGAGGAGCAGTTTCAACTACGCCTTGTGTTCTGGTTGGAACCAGTTCGTCCGCGACAACGACCTAGAGGTTAACCAGACTCGTCGCCTCTGGTCCTTCCACTCTCGAGATGGGACGCTCTTTCTTGCTTTCGATCCTCTCACTCCAGCTCAGCCTCAAGATATAGATGAGGGTATGGCTCTAGCTCTGGTTCCATTTAACCCTGAAGCTTCATCTTCATCCTTGGGTTCGTTTGTGTGTGAAGAGGCAAACAGGAGACTTTTACCTAAGATTCCAAGGAGTAGCAGATCTCCTCGTGTTTGTGTTTCGCCTCCAACAAGTGACTCCAGCGATCTCTACCTCGAGGGTGGTTTGGATTTAAACAGAACACCATCTCCAGAGTGCACTGAGATGGATCCTGATCTCGAGGCCGTACAAGAGACGCATATTAGGTGGACATCACAGGAAGCCATCACTGAGACCTCACTAGTATCTTTCACAGAGACGACAACGGTGGACCTCGAGCTCCGGTTGTAA
- the LOC106447008 gene encoding UDP-glycosyltransferase 74D1, translating into MGEEAIAKVLVFSFPIQGHINPLLQFSKRLISKNVSVTFLTTSSTHNNIIRRSTAGGATALPLSFVPLDDGFEEGHPSTDTSPEYFAKLEENVSRSLSQLISSMEPKPNAVVYDSCSPWILDVCRKYPGVAAASFFTQSSIVNAIYIHFLRGEFKEFQDDVVLPAMPPLKGSDLPVFLYDNNLCRPLFELISSQFVNVDDIDFFLVNSFDELEVEVLEWMKNQWPVKNIGPMIPSMYLDKRLAGDKDYGISLFNAQVNECLDWLDSKPPGSVIYVSFGSLAVLKDDQMIELAAGLKQTGHNFLWVVRETETKKLPSNYIEEIGDRGLIVNWSPQLQVLAHKSIGCFMTHCGWNSTLEALSLGVALIGMPAYSDQPTNAKFIEDVWKVGVRVKADKDGFVTKEEIVRCVGEVMEETSKKGKEIRKNALRLMEFAKEALAEGGNSDKNIDEFVAKIAR; encoded by the exons ATGGGAGAAGAAGCCATAGCAAAAGTGTTAGTCTTCTCGTTTCCGATCCAAGGACATATAAACCCTCTCCTCCAGTTCTCAAAACGTCTAATCTCCAAAAACGTCTCCGTCACATTCCTCACCACTTCATCCACCCATAACAACATCATCCGCCGTTCTACCGCCGGAGGAGCCACCGCTCTTCCGCTCTCTTTCGTCCCCCTCGACGACGGTTTTGAGGAAGGCCACCCATCAACCGACACATCTCCCGAGTACTTCGCAAAGTTGGAAGAAAACGTCTCTCGAAGCCTCTCTCAACTTATCTCCTCCATGGAACCTAAACCAAACGCTGTCGTTTACGACTCGTGTTCGCCTTGGATTCTCGACGTTTGCCGGAAATATCCAGGCGTCGCTGCGGCCTCATTTTTCACTCAGAGCTCTATCGTGAATGCCATATACATCCATTTCTTGCGTGGAGAGTTTAAGGAGTTTCAAGACGACGTCGTCTTGCCTGCGATGCCTCCGTTGAAAGGTAGTGACCTGCCGGTGTTTCTGTACGACAATAATCTTTGCCGGCCGTTGTTTGAGCTCATTAGTAGCCAGTTTGTGAATGTTGACGACATTGACTTCTTCTTGGTTAACTCTTTCGACGAACTCGAAGTTGAG GTGCTAGAATGGATGAAGAACCAATGGCCTGTCAAGAACATAGGACCAATGATTCCATCAATGTACTTAGACAAACGTTTAGCAGGCGACAAAGACTATGGAATCAGTCTCTTCAATGCTCAAGTCAATGAGTGCCTTGATTGGCTTGACTCAAAACCGCCTGGTTCAGTGATTTATGTCTCCTTCGGAAGCTTAGCGGTTCTAAAAGACGATCAAATGATCGAACTTGCTGCCGGTCTAAAACAAACCGGCCATAATTTCTTATGGGTAgttagagaaacagagacaaagaAGCTCCCAAGCAATTACATAGAGGAAATTGGTGATAGAGGACTGATAGTTAATTGGAGTCCTCAGCTACAGGTTCTTGCGCATAAATCGATTGGTTGTTTCATGACACACTGCGGGTGGAATTCAACTCTAGAGGCATTGAGCTTAGGAGTAGCTTTGATTGGGATGCCAGCTTATAGCGATCAGCCGACAAATGCCAAGTTTATAGAGGATGTGTGGAAGGTTGGGGTTAGGGTTAAGGCAGATAAAGATGGGTTCGTGACAAAGGAAGAGATTGTGAGATGTGTTGGAGAAGTTATGGAGGAGACGTCAAAGAAAgggaaagagattagaaagaacGCTCTGAGATTGATGGAGTTTGCAAAAGAAGCTTTGGCTGAAGGAGGAAACTCTGATAAGAATATTGATGAATTTGTTGCTAAAATTGCTAGGTAA
- the LOC111215378 gene encoding uncharacterized protein LOC111215378 translates to MKKQVVFGVILLALFLIFINAKQVEATRLLGTTVDSEIRSVFQSLQKGTVPESGRNRCTHIPKGSGKCHG, encoded by the coding sequence ATGAAGAAGCAAGTGGTCTTTGGAGTGATCTTGCTTGCACTCTTCTTGATTTTCATTAACGCCAAACAAGTAGAAGCCACAAGGCTGTTAGGAACCACCGTCGATAGTGAGATCCGGTCTGTGTTCCAGTCGTTGCAGAAGGGTACGGTTCCTGAATCCGGCAGGAACCGTTGCACTCATATCCCCAAAGGCTCGGGAAAGTGCCACGGATGA
- the LOC106450075 gene encoding LOB domain-containing protein 14-like, which produces MGGLGSPCGACKFLRRKCIEGCVFAPYFCYEEGSSNFAAIHKVFGASNFSKLISHLPDQDRCDAVRTISYEAQSRLHDPIYGCVSQIFSLQQQVVSLQAQVVLLREEASRKFPQGDCSEQGEFLAQDTPQDLHSWFHQVVSDSNLNQMSDVASTSIDHDESLCRSNEFIYYQEVMFPWSV; this is translated from the exons ATGGGAGGTTTAGGTTCACCATGTGGAGCATGCAAGTTCTTGCGTAGGAAATGTATAGAAGGTTGTGTATTTGCACCATACTTTTGCTACGAAGAAGGGTCTTCTAATTTTGCAGCCATTCACAAAGTGTTTGGAGCCAGCAACTTCTCCAAGCTCATTTCTCATCTCCCTGATCAAGACCGATGCGATGCGGTACGAACCATCTCTTATGAGGCGCAATCTCGTCTCCATGATCCTATTTACGGCTGCGTCTCACAAATCTTCTCCCTGCAGCAACAG GTTGTTAGTCTACAAGCACAAGTGGTTCTTCTTAGAGAAGAAGCTTCTAGAAAGTTCCCTCAAGGGGATTGTAGTGAACAAGGGGAGTTTCTAGCTCAAGATACACCCCAGGATCTTCACAGTTGGTTTCACCAAGTAGTCTCGGACTCCAACCTTAACCAGATGAGTGATGTTGCATCAACGTCCATTGATCACGACGAGTCACTTTGCAGGTCAaatgaatttatttattaccAGGAAGTCATGTTTCCATGGTCTGTGTGA
- the LOC106379130 gene encoding probable E3 ubiquitin-protein ligase ARI11 yields the protein MDYSDDDGMLDNESGEDNLYSDDAADSNPLFAEEDMDKDCTSQLSYVVLNEEDIHKHQRTDIEQVSTVLSISQVEAIILLLHYQWSPSKIEDEWFTDEEKVRESAGLLKEPVVDLNDKVNIECGICFDSFLQKDSATVSCGHPYCKTCWTGYITSKINDGPGCLTVQCPEPSCSAVVGQDMINSVITKEEDKEKYYKYFLKSYIESSQKKIKWCPSPGCEYAVDFGGESEKYDVSCLCSYEFCWKCCEDAHRPVDCHTVAKWIFKNNDESENTTWILANTKPCPSCKRQIEKNQGCNHMRCSICKHSFCWACLDPLNNHKSCHNFRGETEVKREMAKKAIDRYMHYYERWVGNQSSRVMAMADLKKLQSVQLVKLSVKHGIRETQLQFTVEAWLQIIECRRVLKWTYAYGYYLPEQESTKKRFFEYLQGEAEVGLERLHHCAELEFKELVNETEYFSKKFEDFRRKLIGLTKVTKTYFENLVKALENGLADVEPNETKSATDSNKRQKLV from the exons ATGGATTAttctgatgatgatggcatGCTCGATAATGAATCAGGTGAAGATAATTTATACAGTGACGACGCAGCCGACAGTAATCCTCTATTTGCCGAGGAAGATATGGACAAGGATTGCACATCTCAGCTAAGTTACGTAGTTCTTAACGAAGAAGACATTCACAAGCATCAAAGGACCGATATCGAACAAGTTTCTACTGTTCTCTCTATAAGCCAAGTCGAAGCGATCATTTTGCTTCTTCACTACCAGTGGAGTCCTAGTAAAATAGAAGATGAATGGTTCACCGATGAAGAAAAAGTCCGTGAAAGCGCAGGTTTATTGAAGGAGCCAGTTGTTGATCTTAACGACAAAGTGAACATTGAATGTGGGATTTGCTTTGATTCATTTCTTCAGAAGGATAGTGCAACGGTTTCTTGTGGTCATCCTTATTGCAAGACTTGTTGGACCGGTTACATCACTTCGAAAATTAACGATGGTCCGGGATGTCTGACGGTTCAATGTCCAGAGCCGTCTTGTTCTGCTGTGGTTGGTCAAGATATGATCAATAGTGTTATAACCAAGGAAGAGGATAAGGAGAAgtattacaaatattttcttaagtCTTATATCGAATCGAGCCAGAAGAAGATAAAATGGTGCCCGTCACCTGGATGCGAATACGCTGTTGATTTTGGAGGTGAGAGTGAAAAGTATGATGTTTCTTGTTTGTGTTCCTATGAGTTTTGCTGGAAATGCTGTGAAGATGCTCACCGCCCTGTGGACTGCCACACAGTGGCGAAATGGATATTCAAGAACAATGATGAATCCGAGAACACGACTTGGATACTTGCCAATACAAAGCCTTGTCCTAGTTGCAAACGTCAGATCGAGAAGAACCAAGGATGCAACCATATGAGATGCTCCATTTGCAAACATAGCTTCTGTTGGGCTTGTCTGGATCCACTGAATAATCACAAGTCTTGCCACAACTTTAGGGGTGAGACTGAAGTTAAGCGAGAAATGGCGAAAAAGGCAATCGATAGATACATGCATTATTACGAAAGATGGGTGGGAAATCAATCTTCGAGGGTAATGGCTATGGCAGATTTGAAGAAATTGCAATCGGTGCAGCTTGTGAAACTTAGTGTCAAACATGGCATACGGGAAACTCAGCTCCAATTCACCGTAGAGGCATGGCTTCAG ATCATCGAGTGCAGAAGGGTCTTGAAATGGACATATGCATATGGGTACTACCTTCCTGAGCAGGAAAGTACCAAGAAACGATTTTTCGAGTATTTACAAGGAGAAGCTGAAGTTGGTTTGGAGAGGCTACATCATTGTGCAGAGTTGGAGTTCAAAGAGCTCGTCAACGAAACtgaatatttctctaaaaaattcGAAGATTTCAGGAGGAAGTTAATTGGTTTGACTAAAGTAACCAAAACATATTTCGAAAATCTTGTGAAAGCTTTGGAGAATGGTCTTGCTGATGTGGAACCCAATGAGACCAAATCGGCAACAGACTCTAATAAAAGACAAAAGTTGgtataa
- the LOC106450077 gene encoding uncharacterized protein LOC106450077 — MMRRQLVLVIILVVIFVVVLDVTQVEATRSFPMAVDEISLLLQVLQRGPVRGSGRNGCTHIPRGGSGRCRHG; from the coding sequence ATGATGAGGAGACAATTAGTGCTTGTAATAATCTTAGTTGTCATTTTCGTTGTTGTCTTGGACGTTACGCAAGTTGAAGCCACAAGGTCTTTCCCGATGGCCGTCGATGAGATCAGTCTGCTATTGCAGGTGCTGCAAAGAGGTCCGGTTAGAGGCTCGGGTAGGAACGGTTGCACCCATATCCCTCGCGGCGGTTCAGGTAGGTGCCGCCACGGCTAA